The following is a genomic window from Nitrososphaerota archaeon.
GTTCGGGTTCCTGGGTCCTAACGGCGCGGGCAAGACCACCACTGTCAGGATGCTGACGTGCCTCGTTTCCAAGAGCTCCGGCAGCGCCACCGTGGGGGGTTACGAGATCGCGAAAACCGCGGACCAGCCGAAGATAAGGAAGATGGTGGGCCTCCTCACGGAGAACGTAGGCCTGTACGAAGAGTTGAGCGCCTACGACAACCTGGACTTCTACGGCCGGTACTACAAGATCGGGGAACAGCAGAGGAAGGAGAGGATCAGGTATCTCCTGGAGATGCTGGGGCTCTGGGACAAGAGAGGCGCCGCAGCAGGGACGTTCTCGAAGGGGATGAAACAAAAGCTGGCGATCGCGAGGGCCCTCGTCCACGACCCTGAAATCCTGTTCTTGGACGAGCCGACGGCCAGCCTGGATCCGGAGGCCGCGAAGACCGTCAGAGACTTCGTCCTTGAGCTGAAGAAGGAAAAGAGGACGATCTTCCTGAACACCCACCTCCTGGACGAAGCGGAAAGGATCTGCGACCGGGTCGCCATCCTCAAGACGAGACTGGTGGCCACCGGGAGCCCGCAGGAGCTCAGGCGCTCGCTTACAGGCAGGAAGGTGAAGGTCCAGCTTCAACGCGTCGATGACGCGATGGTTTCCGCTGTGAGCAGTATGGGGTACGAGGTCGGAGAGGTGACAGACGACAGCTTCGTGGTCGGCCTGAATGAACCAGAGACGGAGAACCCTGAGATAATTAGGTCGGTCCAGAGCGCCGGAGGAAAGGTGGTCTTCGTCACAGAGGTGGGGTCCAGTCTGGAGGACGTCTACCTCAAGCTGGTGAAGGGAGAGTAGACGCTCGTGGACTTGCAGAACGCCTGGAATGTAGCCCTGAAGGATTTCAAGACATACTCGAGAAAGCCTTCTGTCATCTATGCGACGGTCGCCCTCCCCCTGATAGTCGGAGTCGGCTTTCCGCTCATCATCAACTACTCGCTCCACCGGACCGTCAAGGGACTGAGCGCAGCAGCCGCCCCCGGGCTCATGAACTCGTTTTCCATCTGGTTCCTGGTCGGGGCGGCGATCATCCCGACCGCTCTCGCTTCCTACAGCCTCGTAGGAGAAAAGGTGCAGAAGAGCCTCGAGCCGATGCTCGCCACCCCCATGACAGACGGGGACATCCTGCTCGGCAAGACACTGTCTTCTTTCCTCCTCCCTGTCGCGGCGCTCTACGCCGGCTCCATATCCTACATGGCGCTCATGGACTATTTCACCCACGGCGTGCTGGGGCGTTACTATTACCCTAACTGGGACATCGGAGCGATACTCCTCGCGGCGCCTTTCGCCGCCCTGCTCAGCGTGGAGGCGAACGTCGTCATCTCCTCCAGGATGACCGACGTGCGGAGCGCGCAGCAGTCCGGAGCGCTCATCATGCTGCCCTTCGTAGGGCTCTACCTCGTGTCAGAACTCGGATTCTTCACGCTGAGTGACACCAACCTGGTCATCCTGGCCGGAGTCCTCGCGGCCGTCAGCGTCGCCATGTTCTTCGTGGCAAAGGCGACATTCCAGAGGGAAGAGATACTCACCAGATGGAGATGAAGGAAGCAGGCGCCGCGTCTGACACATGGCAGACGGCAGCCCCTGCGAGCCGCACGGTGAGGCACCCGGCCCACCCGACGCGGCTGCCCCTTTGTAAAGAAGGATTCAGGCACAGTCTTTAAGGCGAGCAACCCATCGAAGCGGTGCCGGTTAGAGACGTGGAGCGACCTCGGCGTAAGGGGGTGAAGTGAGCTTACGGGTTACCTGGAGGGGGCGCGAGGAGACGAGGAGGGGGAAGGCGCGAGGACGGTGAGCTCTAAGAGCGCAGCTTCCGCGAGAGGACGCGCGGAACCCCTCAGGAAGAGGGACACCCCGGTCGAAGCCCAGGCACCTAACGCGCAAAGGGCATTCAGGCTCCTCTCCAACCCGGCCAACGCACTCATCCTTTCGGCCCTGATGGGGGCGGAGTCTTACCCCCGCCAAATCGCTCAGAAACTGGGAATGCGGGAGTCCCACGTGTCGGAGCGCCTCAGAGCCCTCGAGGAGCTGGGCTTCGTGAAGAGCCGTTGGACAAGGGCGAGAAGCCCTCAGAAGAACGTCAAGACGTACTCTGCGACCGTACGTTCGCTCAGGATAGGCCTCGATGCTGGCGGGGTGAGGCTGGAGGCGGCCGGAGAAGGGGCGGGAGGGACGATCGAGCTTGAACAGCCGATGTACAGCGTGACAGTCCCAAGGTTCTCTACGTTCGTCGGACGTGAGAGGGAGCTCCGCGCCCTGAAGGACA
Proteins encoded in this region:
- a CDS encoding ABC transporter ATP-binding protein, with translation MIDTDGLTKKFGDSTAVDSVTLHVDEGEVFGFLGPNGAGKTTTVRMLTCLVSKSSGSATVGGYEIAKTADQPKIRKMVGLLTENVGLYEELSAYDNLDFYGRYYKIGEQQRKERIRYLLEMLGLWDKRGAAAGTFSKGMKQKLAIARALVHDPEILFLDEPTASLDPEAAKTVRDFVLELKKEKRTIFLNTHLLDEAERICDRVAILKTRLVATGSPQELRRSLTGRKVKVQLQRVDDAMVSAVSSMGYEVGEVTDDSFVVGLNEPETENPEIIRSVQSAGGKVVFVTEVGSSLEDVYLKLVKGE
- a CDS encoding ABC transporter permease subunit; its protein translation is MDLQNAWNVALKDFKTYSRKPSVIYATVALPLIVGVGFPLIINYSLHRTVKGLSAAAAPGLMNSFSIWFLVGAAIIPTALASYSLVGEKVQKSLEPMLATPMTDGDILLGKTLSSFLLPVAALYAGSISYMALMDYFTHGVLGRYYYPNWDIGAILLAAPFAALLSVEANVVISSRMTDVRSAQQSGALIMLPFVGLYLVSELGFFTLSDTNLVILAGVLAAVSVAMFFVAKATFQREEILTRWR